A part of Methanomassiliicoccales archaeon genomic DNA contains:
- a CDS encoding ATP-dependent helicase, giving the protein MEKVTKRATKAEVMQMMDPLIAEWFESKFDDLTEPQSYAVPVIHERKNILVSSPTGSGKTLTAFLSIINELFKRSKEGKLEDRIYAVYISPLKALANDINKNLEEPLREMHELAKVKGYDWPKVRVGVRSGDTSQAERQRQLRSPPHIFITTPESLAMVLAAPKFREKFSQVEYLIIDEIHEICDAKRGAHLSLTLERLQELSQRPITRIGLSATLAPIESIASFLVGYENGEMRDVKVLEVKTKRNLDLKVICPTDDITTLPYEIVNSKMYDQLKEMIEQHRTTLVFTNTRTGTESVVYKLKERGIESIEAHHGSLSKETRLDVEERLKTGQLRCVVSSTSLELGIDIGSVDLVVQIGSPKSVAKGLQRIGRSGHSHVKTPKGRMMVFDLDDLVECAVLCRAAHQRNIDRVTIPENCLDVLAQSIVGMSIEKRWDVDEAFDLVRRSHCFRRLERETFLQVLRYLGSKDSYEGVYSKIWFDEEAGVFGRKKGARMIYFLNLGTIPEEANYKVFTEKGAMVGDLSEKFVERLATRDVFVLGGKSYEFIRAKGMKAFVRNAQGRKPTVPTWTGEMLPRSFDLSMEVAKFRGEMASRLDRDEKENIEWLIKDFDIDEGSARSIISYVKEQRDTAKVPDDRTFIIEGYLDNSGNSNVIFHFPFGRRVNDALSRAYAFQVTARLGCNVSVSVVDDAFMLTIPRKVDLSMFDGLVRSADLEDILRRAVKDSELFKQRFRHTAARSFMILRNYKGREVSVNRQQVRSTFLLDRLGEAKDAPVIEETYREVLEDVMDIQNAAFVLKQLETGKARLDHIEFSQTPSPFAHNVVLAGISDIVLMEDRSSLLRELHRRVLSKVLGVDVRAFEFDADKVNAYFRGKIGRVDSKEALLDLLRRAGPMHIFKEKGRNVYPYSNVPREKVDAWASELLREGKISSIVIDDVQFIATEQLPEYASALSKEKRPDELEMRLLQALTEERTVQELEQLAGVENAKVLRALRNLETSFLVRRSSFMDGKYRFSVQAPIERRDRQASLDKVMARLLGISGPLTVEEAAFTLGISEDEAKQSLTALVEEGIATEGRFVVSEHMQYMLKIDHLRLSSEGREVYDSRTVASYRRTKLNGPFTSIEDCVRFLGNVGMLIDVDRRVPGFRLDDWVRLRKEGKLLLGRFFRGRVRYILEEDAADHVAAFRQGTLGFLDEQILELLRQNDGLSMRQVVAMTGLPKEEVKESIDRLDRGMYIVRRYEDGEDWSRENFYIPYVPGKASEDPKRRIVERFVRAYGPIPVFTIKMVTDFSYDEVEKMVASLPLTRVYVGDQRTEMVLFEDEKEALDGHVPKDEGMTIVSLYDPEVQPMWAEISSRFGDGWIFPILHNGRLVGATEKWEMSGCVELRSLDLDDPSLLPQALDAVDRLMEFYRGLGFDVVRIKEVLDRPVSDLDEEVRGILEEHGFIRLEGMYVKGRVLPVQYDDQRLMAYVLRKQRIDPEDHFHDPLAGIRFTGGFRSDVHAWQRCNERWPLKKLYEQGTLVKVFGVPDYVTYTTMEHAKLFRKAKGAPLDEKDVRTVLRVLEREGPISRRTLYDLSPLGQRTTYEALKKLFDSTAVYQDRSGKIRVVPDIDMSVDEARKRVVKLMFRNYGTFTAEELARFMRIGMGMRQIREVLAELEDEGFLSKGFLLSGDDSLHWMLAEDVDMLARASFEHRFVLAPDDSLMLYLMPRIKARFGLTMPFHVIFDGTEMVAIVRTNSRGKEIAITEFIGPREARRIMNEHIRRMGLTLRESLDERERDWEIQEFYERTHFGDFTG; this is encoded by the coding sequence TTGGAGAAGGTGACGAAGAGGGCCACGAAGGCAGAGGTCATGCAGATGATGGACCCCCTCATCGCCGAGTGGTTCGAATCGAAGTTCGACGACCTGACAGAACCGCAGTCCTACGCTGTACCGGTGATACATGAGAGGAAGAACATCCTGGTCTCCTCCCCGACCGGGTCCGGAAAGACCCTGACGGCCTTTCTCTCGATAATCAATGAGCTATTCAAGCGATCTAAGGAGGGAAAGCTTGAGGACAGGATATACGCGGTCTATATCTCACCTTTGAAGGCGCTCGCGAACGACATCAACAAGAACCTCGAAGAGCCGCTCCGCGAGATGCACGAGCTCGCGAAGGTCAAGGGCTATGACTGGCCCAAGGTCCGGGTGGGCGTGCGCTCCGGCGACACGTCCCAGGCCGAGAGGCAGAGGCAACTAAGGTCCCCCCCTCATATCTTCATCACCACGCCCGAATCATTGGCGATGGTCCTTGCCGCCCCGAAGTTCAGGGAGAAGTTCTCCCAGGTGGAATACCTCATCATCGACGAGATCCACGAGATATGCGACGCGAAGAGGGGCGCCCACCTCTCATTGACGCTCGAAAGGCTCCAGGAGCTCAGCCAGAGACCTATCACCAGGATAGGTCTGTCGGCAACTTTGGCCCCTATAGAATCAATAGCGTCCTTCCTTGTCGGTTACGAGAATGGTGAGATGAGGGACGTCAAGGTCCTTGAGGTCAAAACGAAGAGGAACCTGGACCTGAAGGTGATATGCCCTACGGACGACATAACCACCCTGCCTTACGAGATCGTCAACTCAAAGATGTACGACCAGCTCAAGGAGATGATAGAGCAGCATAGGACAACGCTCGTCTTCACCAACACGAGGACCGGCACGGAGAGCGTCGTCTATAAGCTCAAAGAAAGGGGGATAGAGAGCATAGAGGCCCATCACGGGTCCCTATCGAAGGAGACGAGGCTCGATGTCGAAGAAAGGCTCAAGACCGGCCAGCTCAGGTGCGTGGTCTCCTCGACCTCATTGGAGCTCGGCATCGACATAGGCTCGGTGGACCTTGTCGTCCAGATAGGCTCACCAAAGAGCGTGGCGAAGGGCCTTCAGCGCATAGGGCGCAGCGGGCACTCCCATGTCAAGACGCCCAAAGGAAGAATGATGGTGTTCGACCTTGACGACCTGGTGGAATGCGCCGTGCTCTGCCGCGCCGCTCATCAAAGGAACATCGACAGGGTCACCATACCTGAGAACTGCCTCGATGTCCTGGCGCAGAGCATCGTTGGAATGTCCATCGAGAAGAGGTGGGACGTCGACGAGGCCTTCGACCTGGTCCGCCGCTCTCATTGTTTCCGCCGCCTTGAACGCGAGACGTTCCTCCAGGTGCTCAGATATCTGGGCTCAAAGGACTCGTATGAGGGGGTGTACTCGAAGATATGGTTCGACGAAGAGGCGGGGGTCTTCGGCAGGAAGAAGGGCGCCAGGATGATCTATTTCCTCAACCTGGGCACGATTCCGGAGGAGGCGAACTACAAGGTCTTCACCGAAAAAGGGGCAATGGTGGGGGACCTGTCAGAGAAGTTCGTAGAGCGCCTTGCCACAAGGGATGTCTTCGTTCTCGGGGGCAAGTCTTACGAGTTCATCAGGGCGAAGGGGATGAAGGCTTTCGTCCGGAACGCCCAGGGACGGAAGCCGACCGTCCCCACCTGGACGGGGGAGATGCTCCCCAGGAGCTTCGACCTATCGATGGAGGTGGCGAAGTTCAGAGGGGAGATGGCCTCCCGCTTGGACAGAGATGAAAAGGAGAACATAGAGTGGCTTATCAAGGACTTCGACATCGATGAGGGCTCCGCCCGTTCCATAATCAGCTATGTCAAGGAGCAGAGGGACACGGCGAAGGTACCGGACGACAGGACGTTCATCATCGAGGGCTACCTGGACAATTCTGGGAACAGCAACGTCATCTTCCATTTTCCGTTCGGGAGGCGCGTCAACGACGCTCTCTCACGTGCGTACGCGTTCCAGGTCACCGCGAGGCTGGGATGCAATGTCTCCGTCTCAGTGGTGGACGACGCCTTCATGCTGACCATCCCCAGAAAGGTGGACCTGTCGATGTTCGACGGCCTTGTCCGCTCCGCTGACCTTGAGGACATCCTCAGGAGGGCGGTCAAGGACTCGGAGCTATTCAAGCAACGTTTCAGGCACACCGCTGCCAGGAGCTTCATGATCCTGCGAAATTACAAGGGGAGGGAGGTGTCCGTGAACAGGCAGCAGGTGAGGTCCACGTTCCTTTTGGACAGGCTCGGAGAGGCGAAGGACGCCCCGGTCATCGAGGAGACCTATCGCGAGGTGCTCGAGGACGTGATGGACATACAGAACGCCGCATTCGTGCTCAAGCAGCTGGAGACAGGAAAGGCAAGGCTGGACCACATCGAGTTCTCACAGACGCCGTCCCCCTTCGCCCACAACGTCGTCCTCGCAGGCATCAGCGACATAGTACTGATGGAGGACCGCTCCTCCCTGCTGAGGGAGCTGCACCGCCGCGTGCTCTCCAAGGTCCTTGGCGTCGATGTCCGGGCGTTCGAGTTCGATGCCGACAAGGTCAATGCATATTTCAGAGGGAAGATCGGAAGGGTGGACAGCAAGGAGGCGCTGCTCGACCTCCTCAGGAGGGCAGGCCCCATGCACATATTCAAGGAGAAGGGAAGGAACGTATATCCCTATTCCAACGTCCCAAGGGAGAAGGTGGACGCCTGGGCGTCCGAGCTCCTAAGGGAAGGGAAGATAAGTTCGATCGTGATCGACGACGTGCAGTTCATTGCCACGGAGCAACTGCCCGAATACGCGTCCGCGCTGTCAAAGGAGAAGAGGCCCGATGAGCTTGAGATGAGGTTGCTCCAGGCCTTGACCGAGGAGCGCACGGTGCAGGAGCTTGAACAGCTCGCGGGAGTGGAGAACGCAAAGGTCCTGAGGGCGCTCAGGAACCTGGAGACGTCGTTCCTCGTCCGGCGCTCGTCATTTATGGACGGGAAATACCGCTTCTCCGTGCAGGCGCCGATAGAGAGGAGGGACAGGCAGGCCTCCTTGGACAAGGTCATGGCAAGGTTGCTGGGCATATCAGGCCCCCTAACGGTCGAAGAGGCCGCGTTCACACTGGGCATATCGGAAGATGAGGCGAAGCAGAGCCTGACGGCCCTGGTGGAGGAAGGGATAGCCACCGAGGGGAGGTTCGTAGTCTCTGAGCATATGCAGTATATGCTGAAGATAGACCACCTCCGCCTGAGCTCAGAGGGAAGGGAGGTCTATGACAGCAGGACCGTCGCCTCGTACAGAAGGACCAAGCTCAACGGCCCCTTCACGTCCATAGAGGACTGCGTAAGGTTCCTTGGCAATGTCGGAATGCTCATCGATGTGGACAGGAGGGTCCCGGGCTTCAGGCTCGATGACTGGGTCCGCCTGCGAAAGGAGGGAAAGCTCCTGCTGGGGCGCTTCTTCCGCGGAAGGGTCCGCTATATATTGGAAGAGGATGCCGCTGACCACGTGGCCGCCTTCAGGCAAGGAACGCTCGGATTCCTTGACGAGCAGATACTGGAGCTTTTGCGCCAGAACGATGGCCTGAGCATGCGCCAGGTGGTCGCCATGACAGGTCTGCCCAAGGAGGAGGTCAAAGAGAGCATCGACCGCCTGGACCGCGGCATGTACATCGTGAGAAGGTATGAGGATGGAGAGGACTGGTCAAGGGAGAACTTCTACATCCCCTACGTCCCTGGTAAGGCCTCCGAGGACCCGAAGCGCAGGATAGTCGAAAGGTTCGTGAGGGCCTACGGCCCCATCCCGGTCTTCACCATCAAAATGGTGACCGACTTCTCATATGATGAGGTGGAAAAGATGGTCGCCTCGCTCCCCCTCACAAGGGTCTATGTGGGGGACCAGCGGACAGAGATGGTCCTTTTTGAGGACGAGAAGGAGGCCCTTGACGGTCATGTTCCAAAGGACGAAGGAATGACCATCGTCTCGCTCTATGACCCCGAGGTGCAACCGATGTGGGCCGAGATCTCCTCACGTTTCGGGGACGGGTGGATATTCCCCATCCTTCACAATGGCCGCCTGGTCGGAGCGACGGAGAAATGGGAGATGAGCGGGTGCGTCGAGCTACGGTCCTTGGACCTGGACGACCCTTCCTTGCTGCCTCAAGCATTGGATGCCGTCGACCGCCTCATGGAGTTCTACAGGGGCCTTGGCTTTGACGTGGTGAGGATAAAGGAGGTGCTGGACCGTCCCGTATCGGACCTTGACGAAGAGGTCAGGGGCATCTTGGAGGAACACGGGTTCATCCGTCTCGAGGGGATGTACGTCAAAGGGAGGGTCCTTCCGGTCCAGTATGATGACCAGAGGCTCATGGCCTACGTGCTGAGGAAACAGCGCATCGATCCCGAGGACCACTTCCACGACCCCCTGGCAGGGATACGTTTCACAGGGGGGTTCCGGTCGGATGTCCATGCCTGGCAGAGATGCAATGAGAGATGGCCGCTCAAGAAGCTCTATGAACAGGGGACGCTGGTCAAGGTGTTCGGTGTCCCGGACTATGTCACCTACACGACGATGGAGCATGCCAAGCTGTTCCGTAAGGCGAAGGGGGCACCGCTCGACGAAAAGGATGTGAGGACCGTACTGAGGGTGTTGGAGAGGGAAGGACCGATATCCAGAAGGACCCTTTATGACCTATCGCCGCTAGGGCAGAGAACGACCTATGAGGCCTTGAAGAAGCTCTTCGACTCCACCGCTGTATATCAGGACCGCTCCGGCAAGATAAGGGTCGTGCCGGACATCGACATGAGCGTGGACGAGGCGAGGAAGAGGGTCGTGAAGCTCATGTTCCGCAACTATGGCACTTTCACGGCCGAGGAGCTCGCGAGGTTCATGAGGATAGGGATGGGGATGCGGCAGATCAGGGAGGTCCTCGCCGAGCTGGAGGACGAGGGCTTCCTTTCAAAGGGCTTCCTTTTGTCAGGGGACGATTCCTTGCATTGGATGCTTGCCGAGGACGTTGACATGCTGGCGAGGGCATCCTTCGAGCACAGGTTCGTCCTTGCCCCCGACGATTCGCTCATGCTCTACCTGATGCCAAGGATCAAGGCGAGGTTCGGCCTCACCATGCCGTTCCATGTGATCTTCGACGGCACCGAGATGGTGGCCATCGTCCGCACCAACAGTCGGGGCAAGGAGATCGCCATCACCGAGTTCATCGGTCCTAGGGAGGCGAGGCGCATCATGAACGAGCACATCAGGAGGATGGGCCTCACCCTAAGGGAGTCTTTGGACGAAAGGGAGAGGGACTGGGAGATCCAGGAGTTCTATGAGAGGACCCATTTCGGGGACTTCACCGGTTGA
- the thiE gene encoding thiamine phosphate synthase: MKYDLYVVTDRKIGRGLGHAEIAKMAAKGGADVVQLRDKTMSKRELYLTAVEMRQVLSDLGASFIVNDHVDVALAAKADGVHLGQDDLPLEAARMIVPEDFIIGVSVGSVAHAVRAEMDGADYIALSPVFDTASKDDAGAGKGLEMLTEIRKAVRVPVIAIGGIDKNNVRSVMATGADGVAVISAVVGQKDIETAAREMKTAVQRAKLNR, encoded by the coding sequence ATGAAGTACGACCTCTATGTCGTCACGGACAGAAAGATAGGAAGAGGCCTAGGTCATGCGGAGATCGCCAAGATGGCGGCGAAGGGCGGGGCCGATGTGGTCCAGCTCAGGGACAAGACAATGTCGAAGAGGGAGCTCTATCTTACAGCGGTCGAGATGAGGCAGGTATTGTCCGACCTGGGAGCGTCGTTCATCGTGAACGACCATGTGGATGTGGCCTTGGCAGCCAAGGCCGATGGCGTCCATCTCGGTCAGGACGACCTTCCATTGGAGGCGGCTAGGATGATCGTCCCTGAGGATTTCATCATAGGGGTCTCGGTAGGAAGCGTGGCCCATGCGGTCAGGGCAGAAATGGATGGCGCGGACTACATCGCCCTGAGCCCGGTCTTCGATACTGCCTCCAAAGACGACGCGGGCGCCGGCAAGGGGCTGGAGATGCTTACCGAGATAAGGAAGGCGGTGAGAGTCCCGGTCATCGCGATAGGCGGCATCGACAAGAACAATGTCAGGTCGGTGATGGCCACCGGCGCGGATGGTGTCGCCGTCATCTCTGCGGTCGTGGGGCAGAAGGATATCGAGACCGCTGCAAGAGAGATGAAGACGGCCGTACAAAGGGCGAAGCTCAACCGGTGA
- the thiM gene encoding hydroxyethylthiazole kinase yields MQNMTYAKALEVLRGKRPLVHHITNYVTVNDCANITLCIGASPVMSDAEGEVEQMVSLAGALVLNIGTLNDAQVRSMLLAGREANRRSIPIVLDPVGAGATKMRTEVTRMLLSELKVSVLKGNAGEIGVLAGSGGIVRGVDSEGVSGDPVSVAISLARSSGVTVAMSGATDVITDGQRTVLVDNGHPLMGRLSGTGCMVASVVGAFSAVMEDPVDAATSAFVCLGIAGEKAAERAKGPGSFKVALLDETYGLKGEDVIKMARTRTVQE; encoded by the coding sequence ATGCAGAACATGACCTATGCCAAAGCATTGGAAGTGCTGAGAGGGAAGAGACCGCTGGTGCATCATATCACCAATTATGTGACGGTCAACGATTGCGCCAACATCACGCTGTGCATCGGTGCCTCCCCCGTCATGTCGGATGCGGAGGGGGAGGTGGAGCAGATGGTCTCCCTGGCAGGGGCGCTGGTGCTCAATATCGGGACCCTTAATGACGCCCAGGTGAGGTCCATGCTGCTGGCAGGCAGAGAGGCGAACAGAAGGTCCATCCCTATCGTCCTAGACCCCGTAGGAGCTGGTGCGACCAAGATGAGGACTGAGGTCACAAGGATGCTCCTCTCAGAGCTGAAGGTTTCGGTCCTGAAGGGCAACGCAGGGGAGATCGGGGTGCTTGCGGGCAGCGGGGGCATCGTCCGAGGGGTGGACTCAGAAGGCGTCAGTGGTGACCCGGTGTCCGTCGCGATATCTCTTGCCAGGTCATCAGGTGTGACGGTGGCCATGAGCGGGGCCACTGACGTCATTACAGATGGTCAAAGGACCGTGCTCGTCGACAACGGGCATCCATTGATGGGTAGATTATCGGGCACAGGATGCATGGTAGCGTCCGTCGTTGGTGCCTTCTCGGCGGTGATGGAGGACCCGGTCGATGCCGCCACATCGGCCTTTGTGTGCCTTGGGATCGCAGGAGAGAAGGCCGCTGAAAGGGCCAAAGGCCCCGGCTCTTTCAAGGTGGCATTGCTGGATGAGACGTATGGGCTAAAGGGAGAAGATGTCATAAAGATGGCCCGGACAAGGACGGTGCAGGAATGA
- a CDS encoding helix-turn-helix domain-containing protein: protein MKIPCELIVWYVLPSIRRELARELVDRHHLSQAEVARRFGVTDAAISQYLKAKRGTSKEIENSGRYDEFKKEVEQAAVRILNGSDIVTETCRICEMVKRSGMLVKVYEIHTGLKAPQCVCPEFECDKADLTG, encoded by the coding sequence ATGAAGATCCCCTGTGAGCTGATAGTCTGGTACGTCCTGCCCTCGATAAGAAGGGAGCTGGCAAGAGAGCTTGTCGATAGGCACCATCTGAGCCAGGCGGAGGTAGCCAGACGCTTCGGTGTGACCGACGCAGCAATATCTCAATATCTGAAGGCCAAGAGGGGGACAAGCAAGGAGATAGAGAACAGCGGCAGGTACGACGAGTTCAAAAAGGAGGTCGAGCAGGCGGCCGTCAGGATCCTGAATGGGTCTGACATCGTGACCGAGACATGCCGGATCTGCGAGATGGTCAAGAGGTCTGGTATGCTGGTCAAGGTCTATGAGATCCACACGGGCCTCAAGGCGCCCCAATGCGTCTGCCCCGAGTTCGAATGCGACAAGGCAGACCTAACCGGGTAA